In Campylobacter showae, the genomic stretch AGATGCCGCCGTCTACGGTGCTTATTAGCCTTGCGATGGTGCTTACGTTTTTTATCATGGAGCCTGTGGGCAAGCAAGCCTATGAAGCGGGCGTGCAGCCGTATCTAAGCGAGCAAATCGGCTATCAAGAAGCCTTTGAGCGCGGCGTAAAGCCGTTTCGCGAGTTTATGATAAAAAATACACGCGAGAAGGACCTGGCGCTATTTTTACGCATCAGAAACATGCCAAACCCGCAAAGCTTCGACGATATCCCGCTCACGGTCGTGATGAGCGCGTTTATGATCAGCGAGATGAAAACGGCATTTGAGATAGCGTTTTTGCTCTATCTGCCGTTTTTAGTTATCGATATGGTCGTTAGCTCCGTGCTTATGGCGATGGGTATGATGATGCTGCCACCGACGATGATTTCACTGCCTTTTAAGCTACTTATTTTCGTGCTCGTCGACGGGTGGAATTTGCTCGTCATGAATCTCGTTAAAAGCTTTCATTAGGTTTTTTGTCGCTATAATCTTAAAAAAGCTCAGCGCGCCGCTTAAATTTTCATTTTATTTTACTTACGGCGCCAGACTTCAGACGGCGCAAATCAGCTCAAATTTAGCCCGCGCCGCCCAGAGCTAATAGGGAAGGCTTCAGATGAAAAAAATTTATATATTTTTGAGTTTTTGCGTTTTTTTAGGCGGTTCGGAGGTTAAATTTGATGGAAATTTACACGAGCTGATTTTGGCAGCGCAGAGCTCAAATTTGGCTCAAATTTCAAACTACGAACCGCAAAAAGCGCAGCTGCAAAAAGATGCCGTAAAGAGTGCGTATATGCCAAGCCTCACGGTTGAGGGCGGATACAGCTTTTTAAGCGGCGATATAAACGTCCTGCGCCCGCAAAGAGCCGCCACGGCAAGGGCGATTTTGGAGCTTGCCGTTTATGACGGCGGTAAAAGAGAAGCCCTGCTAAGCTCGCTTTCGCACCTTAGCGCGGCTGAAATTTTAAAAAACGAGGAGTATCAAAACCTGCTTGCGTTTAACGCGACTAAGCTCTATTTTGGTTTCTTGTCGCTGGGCGAGCTTGCGACCGCAAAGGAGGGCGAGATAAACTACCTAAAAAATGCGCTAAATAGGCTGGAAAAATACTACCGCGCGGGGCTTAGCGACGAGAGCGAGTATGAAGCGGTAAACGCTAGATACGCCATGGCGCTCGCCGAACGCCTCGAAATCACGCAAAATCAAAACGAGATAAAAAATCAAATTTACGCGCTAACGGGTAGAGATATAAAGCCTGTGGCGGGCTCTAGGATCGCGTTTACAGACGACGACTCCACGCCGCAAAAAAGTGCAAAGCCAGAGCTTGAGGCGCTTAGGCTAAATTTCGCCGCGGCCTTGGAGGATGAAAAGATAACCGCGTCCGAGACGAACCCGCAAATTTTCATCAAAAACACCTACACCTTTATGCGCACGCATTACGATAGAAATTTGCTGCCGGCGCAGTATAGAAGCGCGCTGGAGCCCTATTTCGACGACTTTTTTAAGCCAAATTTAAATACAAACGAGCTGATTTTGGGCTTTAGCTGGAAGGCGTTTGATTTTGGCGCGAACAAAAAGCGGCGCGAGATAAAGCGCATAAGCGCGCTGCAAGCGAAGCTAAATTTAGATCAAAAGCGCCTGCAAAACGAGCTAAATTTAGTAAATATCAAAAACGACCTAAAGACGCTCGAGCAAAAGATAGCCGCGGGCGAAAGCGCGCTAAACTCGGCGCAAACCTCGCTAAATGCCGTTAGCAAAAAGTATGAAGCCGGGCTGCTTGGATATGTAGAGTTTTTAAATGCGACTGCGCAGAGCTTTAGCGCAGGCAGCGCGCTGGAGCTAAGCAAGAGTAAATTTGAGATCAAAAAGGCGGAGTATCTATACGAGCGCGGCGGCAAAATCGCCGAAAATATCGAAAAAACGGAGCGCAAATGAATAAAATTTTACTATTTTTACTGAGCGCGGCGGTTGCGCTTTGTGCAGAGGATAAAATTTACGCGAGCTTTGACGTCGCGGCAGCAAAAGACGCGCAGCTCGCGCTAAAGGCCGTCGGTATCGTAAAGACCGTAAATATAGAAGTCGGCTCTGCGGTAAAGCGCGGCGACGTGCTACTCGAGCTTGAAAACGAGAGCGAAAAGCTAGCCGTAAAGCTCGCTCAAAACGACCTAGAGAGTGCGCAGACGGCAAAAGCCCACGCAAAAAGCGTGCTGGATAAATTTAAACTCGTTCAAAGCGTGAGCTCAAAGCAGGCTTTTGAAAATGCGGAGTTTGATTTTAAAAATGCAGCGCTAGCCCAAAACAGAGCGCATCTGGCGCTAAATTTGGCGCAAAAGCGGCTAGAAGACACGAGGCTACTAGCACCTTTTGACGGGACGATCTCAGGCAAGAGCATCGAGGTCGGCGAGGGCGTGGGCGGCGTAGCGCAAAAGTTGATGTCGATCTTTTCGTACCCGGACGTGAAGCTCAAGCTTAGCTTTGATGAGAAATTCAAAGACCGCGTTAAAATAGGTAGCGAATTTATCTATAAACTAGACGGCCAAAGTGAGGAAAGGCGCGGTAAAATCAGCCTCATCTACCCGACTATCGACGCTAAAAACGGCAAAATTTACGCCGAAGTGCAGGCGCGAAATTTGACGCCGGGGCTTTTTGGAGAGGGATATATCGTCTCAGACTCGCAGGAGGGAGTGGACGCCGAGCCTAAAAATAAGGACGAAAATAAAACGTCCGGGCTTAAATTTGACGGCCTTGACGGCTTTAAAAACGGCGAGTTTGCGTGCGCGAAATTTGACGCAGAAAAAACTAGCCTTGGCGTAGCTTGGTTTTTAAATTTGACGTTGCAAACGAAAAGCGAGATAAATTTGAACTCAAATTCGGCGTGCGGCGTTAAATTTGACGCCGCCGCGAAAAATGCAAATTTGACGAAAGAGGCGGGCGACGGATTAAATTTATCGCACAAACAAGGCGGCGTAAATTTAAATGCCGAATTTGACGCGGCGCAAATTTTACTAGCCGATAAACGCCAAACGCTTTTTGCAAAGCAGGGCGGACGGGTAAATTTGACGCAAAAGGCAGTTTTAGCGAAGGCGCAAAATGTATAAACTAGCCATAAATCGCCCGATTACGACGCTGATGTTTTTCGTCGCGCTCGTATTCTTCGGCGCGATGTCGCTTCTTAGGATGCCGGTAAATCTCTTTCCCGAGGTCGTCATCCCGCTGATCAAGATCACGACCTACGCGCCTGGCGACATGAGCCTCATCGAGAGCAGGGTCACTAAAAAGATCGAGGACGAGGTCTCGACGATAGACGGTATCAAAAAGATCAGGTCTTATACATTTAACAACCTCAGCATCGTCATGGTCGAGTTTAATCTCAAGAAAAACATCGACGTCGCCGCGAACGACGTGCGCGACAAGGTCGCAAAGGCAAAGCTCGATGCCCAGCCCGAGATAGAAAAAATCAACAGCGACAGCGGCAAGGTGGCGAGCTTTTTCGTTAGCCGCAAGGACGAAAATTTAACCGCGCTTATGCAAGCGGTCAAAGACGAGGCAAAGCCGTTTTTGCAGCGCGTAAAAGGCGTTGGTAAGGTCGATGATAAGGGCTTTTTGGAGCCTGAGATTAAAATTTACCTTGATCCTTTTAAACTCGATAAATACGCCCTAACCGCGGCCTCGGTCATAAATATAATCAAATCGCAAAATTTAAAAGCTCCGCTTGGCAAGCTGGAAAACAGCGAATTCGAGATATTTTTAAAGAGCGAATTTGACGCTAAAAGCGTGCGCGAGCTAGAGGAGATACGCCTACAAAAAGACGTGTTTTTAAAAGACGTCGCGCGCGTGGAGCTATCTCATCACGACACCGACGCCGTAGCGATGTATAACGGCAAGCGCGGAGTGCTGCTCGACGCTATAAAAGTAAGCGGCGCAAACACGATAGAGACGATAGACGCGCTCAAGGCTAAAACGGACGATCTAGCGGCAAGACTAGGCGAGAACTACGAAGTAGAGCGGGTTTATGAAAAGAGCGAAAGCATCCTAAAGCACATAAATCAGGTCAAATTTGACATGATGCTGGGCGTCGCGCTCACGGTCGTCATCGTTTTTTTCTTTTTGCGAAGCTTTAGTGCGACCGTCATCGCCGCGCTCGCGATCCCGGCTAGTATCGTGGGGACGTTTTTTATCATCGACGTTTTGGGCTTTGATCTAAACCGCCTCACGCTGCTGGCTCTCACGCTTGGTATAGGTATATTTATCGACGATGCGATCGTGGTCGTGGAAAATATCTCAAAAAAGATGCAAGAAGGCGAGAGCAACCCACTAAAAGCAAGCTTTGAGGGCGTGCGCGAGATCGCATTTAGCGTGCTTAGCATTAGCGCGGTGCTGCTTTGCGTGTTTGTGCCGATTGCCTTTATGGAGGGCATCGTAGGGCAATATTTTAACTCCTTTGGTATGAGCGTGAGCGGCGGTATCGTGGTGTCGTTTTTGGTTTGCATTATGCTGATACCTAGCCTGGCGGCGAGATTTTTGAACGAGGGCAAGAGTAAATTTTACCGCGTGACGGAGCCATTTTTTGAGATGCTCGAGAGCGGTTACGAGCGGCTTTTGAAGCTTATTTTGAGGTTTAAAACCGCGTTTGTTATCCTCACTTTAGGCGTGCTGGCTCTTTGTATGAGCCTAGCCGGCAAGGTCGGCATGGACTTTTTGCCCGTCGAGGACGAAGGGCAGTTTGAGATATTTTTAAAAGCAAGCCCGGGCATCTCGGTTGAAGCTATGAGCGCTAGAGCTAGCGAGGTCGTGCGCGAGGTAGATAGCGATCCGCACGTCGAGTACTCGTATATGATCGCTGGCTACACGGACTCAAAGGACGCGTACAAGGCTAAAATTTACGTCCGATTAAAGGGCTTTGAGTCGCGAAAAGAGCGCCAAACGCAGATAATGGACGAGTATAGAAAAAAGCTTAAATTTGATGACCTCAGCGTCAAAGTCCTGCAGATACCATACGTCGATACCGGTAGCGACAGCGAGCCTGTGCAGCTAACGATCACTGGCGATAGCCTGGAAAAGCTAGACGAAATCCTGCCAAAAGCCATCGCCATGGTGCGCGCGATAGAGGGCACGACGGACGTGGGCAGCGATAACGAGGATAAGATAAACGAGCTACAAATCAGCGTAAATAAAGACAAGGCCAAACGCCTAAGCGTCGATCCTAGCGCGGTGGCACAGGTGATATATGCGTCCTTTGGGCAAAATAGGCTTGGTAGCTTTGATAACGGCGACGCGCAGTACGATATGATACTGAGGTTTGACGACGAGTACCGCAAGGACGCGCAGGCGCTGCAAAAACTAAAGATCAAAAACGCTCACGGCGAGAGTATAAGCCTAAGCGCGGTGGCGGAGTTTAAGACGAGCAAGACCTTTTCCGTGATAAACCGCTTTAACAAACAGCGTCAGATCAGGATCGTCGCAAACGTGGATAACGTCCCGCTAGGCGCCGTGCAAAAGGGCATCGATGAAAATATCGGTCAAATTTTGCCTGAGGGCTATGATTACGTGATGACGGGCTTTATCGAGATGATGAACGACACGAACGCGGCCTTTGTATTTACGATCAGCCTTAGCGTCGTGCTCATCTATATGATCCTGGCCGCGCTTTACGAGAGCTTCGTGCTGCCGCTCATCATCATGATCTCGATGCCGCTGGCGTTTGGCGGCGTGGCGGTCGGGTTGTACCTTAGCGGTAACTCCTTTAGCCTATTTGTGATGGTCGGCGCGATCTTGCTTTTTGGCATGGTGGGCAAAAACGCGATTTTAGTTGTGGATTTTGCCAACCGCTACGCGAACGAGGGCGTGGAGCTAAACGAAGCCATCGTGCGAGCTGGCGTCAAAAGACTGCGAGCGATACTGATGACTACTTTTGCGATGATATTTGCGATGCTACCGCTTGCGCTTAGCAGAGGCGCGGGATACGAGGGCAACTCTCCTATGGCGATCTCGGTGATCTCGGGGCTCATTAGCTCGACGCTGCTAACGCTGCTGGTCGTGCCTGCGCTCTTTGGCGCGGTGTATAAGATAGATAAATTTGTGAGTAAAATTTATAAAAGAGAGGAAATCTAGGGCTCAAATTTGAGTTTTCTCTCAGCTGAGCCTGCGTCAAATTTGCGCTCGGCGTTTGCTCGACCGTTGGGCGCTGATTTTGATTAAACTAAAAAGCCGATTTTGCTTTGAGACCACATTAAATTGATTTAGGTAATTTAACGTAACAAATTTGCCGTTTTGCATTCGTCTGCCTCTGCTAAACCCTGTTTTTAAATATTCAACGCAAAATATAGATTCCTTATTTATTTGATAATAGTTTTAGAAATTATTAATTTTTAAAATGCTAAAATCCGCGCCGATTTAGAGTAAATTTTAAAAGGACGAATTTTAAACGTGAATATACTTGACAAAAAGACGATGTATAAAATTCATACTTATATTTCACTCATATTTTGCATTCCGCTAGTTATCGTTTGCTTTACCGGTTCGGTTTTAGTTTATAAAGACGAGATAAATAATATTTTAATGCCAGGCGTCATCTATGTAGCAGACGGCAACGATAAAAAGAGGCTAAAATTTGACGAACTAAGAGAAAAAATAGAAAAAGAGTATCCGCATCACGAGATAGTAGGCTGGAATATCGACACAGATCCCCAAAAGACGGACAAAATTTGGCTGTTAAAGCACGGAGCGGGCGAAAAAGAGTGGGCGTGCGTGTATCTTGATGCATTTAGCGGAGAGATAAAAAGCGACCTCGTGCCGCACGATAGCGGATTTATCGGGGTTATTACCGAGCTTCACGAAAATTTGCTTCTTGAAAAAAGCGGTCAAATTTTGCTTGGACTAACGGCGATTTTTGCTTTTCTTATTTCGATTAGCGGCTTTATCGTTTACCGAAATTTTTGGGCGAATTTGCTACGCCTTCGGTTTGCGAGAATGGCGGTTTTTATGAGCGATTCGCACAAATTTATCGGCGTTTTTTCTACGCCCGTTATCTTTGCGGTCGCGCTTAGCGGGGCTTGGTGGGAGCTTAGGTTTATGTTTATGCCGCCTTTTGATAATTCTAAATTCGTAATCGGTCCGCAAATTTACGACAAAAATATCTCAATCGACGCCCTCGTGCAAAGAGCGGCTTCGGATGTGCCCGGATTTGAGACGCATTACGTTAGCTTTCCGTTTTATGAAGGCGCAAATATCACGCTTTACGGGCAAAAACCGAGTCAAAGCTTCCTGCATAACCAGTACTCAAGCACCGTTACTTACGATAAAAATAGCGCAAATTTAATCGATGTAAAAGATATCGAGCTAGCAAGCAAAACGGATAAATTTTTATCGACGTTTAGGCGCGCTCACTACGGCGACTATAATGCAGCGACCAAATTTATCTGGTTTTTGTGCGGTTTAGCTCCTCTTGCGCTTAGCGTTTCGGGGATTTATTTATGGATAAAAAGATCAAATTTTAAAAGGAGAAAAAGATGAGAAATAAGATTTTGTTTTCGGTTGCGGCTATAAATTTGCTCGCGTCCGTTCAAATTTTAGCCGCTCAAAACGGCGAGAACGCAGCAGGCAAAGAGACGCTTCGTGCCGTCGAGGTAACTAGCGAACAAAGGCGCGACGACGTAAAATACAATGCTAAAGAGCTTGTAAAAAGTACCACGAGACTAGACCTCACCTCGCGCCAAACGCCTCAGTCGCTAACCGTCATCACCGAGGCTAGGCTAAAGGATCAAAATATCAACGACTATCAGGTGCTTTTGCGAAATATCCCGGGCGTCACGCTTAACAAGTGGGACGAGCGCGTATATCCTACGGCAAGAGGCTTTAAGATAGATTATTATTTGCTTGATTCGATGCCTAGCTTTGGCGGATTTAGCCTAGGCGCAAACGATATGAGCATGTTGCCGTATGAGCGCGTCGAGGTCGTAAAGGGCGCAAACGGCCTACTAGCGGGTGCAGGCAATCCGGCTGCTAGCTTAGATTTCATCCGAAAAAGAGCAAATTCAAAAGAATTGACGGGAAATTTCAAACTAAGTGCGGGCTCTTACGATAGATACGGCGTATCGGGCGACGTGCAGACTCCCGTAACTGCCGATGGTAACGTGCGAGCTAGAGCGTCGTTTATGCACGAGAAGTCTCGCTCGTATATGGACTACTATAACCGTAAAAACACCGCTATCTACGGCGTTGTTGATGCAGATATCATGGATAGCTCGTGGCTAAGCCTAGGCGCTTTTTATCAGGAGCTAAAGCGCCATGGCATACGCTGGGGAGGAATGCCTGCGTTTTACAAGAACGACGTTAGGCGCGAGTTTAGTAAAAATGAAATTTTCTCGCAGCCTTGGACTAGATGGGATATCAAGACTTTTGACGTTTATGCCGATTTTAGGCACTATTTTGAAAACGAAGCCAGCCTAAATCTCTCCTACTCCTTCCGCCGAGCAAATACGGACTCAAATCTACTCTACTACGGCGGCAAGGTAAATTTAGACGGTACGGGCGATGTTAGCGGACTTAGCGTCTATGCAAACAAACGCGAAGAAAATATCCACAACGTAGACGCCTACGTAAACCTGCCGTACGAAGCGTTTAGCTTGCCTCACGAGGCGGTTTTCGGCGCTATGTACAACAACTATAAAAAAAGCTCCGACAACGTCAGTAGCTACTGGAATAGCCGCACGACTCCGGCAGGCCTAGCCTATGCGGCGCGCACTAGGATAGATTTTAACAACCTGCACCTAGACGACCCGAAGCTACCTTACGCCGATCAAAACAACGCCGATAAAACGGTGCAAAAGGCCGTATATTTGGCTAATAAATTCTCAATCACGGACGAGCTTAAGTTTTTGCTGGGAGCCAGAATGAGCTACTATAAGTACCGCATCACGGGCGGTAACGGAAATAGAAATTTCACTCAAGAAATCACGCCGTATCTAGGCATCACGTACGATATCGGCGAAAACCACACGCTTTACGCTAGCTATACAAGCATCTTTAAACCCCAAACCGTAAAGGATATCAACGGCAAATACTTAGACCCGATCCAAGGCAAAGACTATGAACTCGGCATAAAGGGGGATTATTTTGACGGCGCGCTTTCGGCCTCATTTGGCGTATTTAAGGTCGTACAAGATAAACTAGGCGCAAAAACCGGACAAAAGATCCCAGGCACTACGACCGATGCTTACGAAGCTAAAAAAGGTGTAACGAGTAAGGGCTTTGAAGTAGACGTAAACGGAGAGATAAATCAAAATTTAAGCCTAGGTCTTGGTCTCACGCACTTTAACGCTAAGGACGCAGACGGTAAGAAATTTGACACCGAAAGCTCGCGCACTACGGCAAATCTGTTTGCCAAATACTCTATAGCGGACTTTAGAGCAGGTGCGGGAGTGCAGTATAAAAGTAAGATTTACGTCGGTAGCGGCGCAAACGAAATCACGCAAAAGGCCTACACACTGGCAAATTTGATGTTTGGCTACAAGATAAGCAAAAACTTCGACATTCAGCTAAATATCGACAACGTGTTTAACAAAAAATACTTCGAAGGCATCGGCAATAACAAGATGGTTTACGGCGACCCGAGAACGTTTAATCTAGGTTTTACGTATAGTTTTTAAGCCCTTTAGATTTTTTGCCACGTAGCTTGGTTTGCTAATGCGGTTATCCAGATTATAAATTCGGCGCTTTTTGTCGGTATTAAACCCATAAATTTACGAGTTATGATAGGCGCCGAATTTAGATATAAAACTATGGGTAAATTCGCCTTAATACGCTAAAAATGTCCTTTTAACGAGCGATAAATTTGTTACAAATTTGGCTCCGTTTGGTTACTGCCAAGGATTTTAAAGTTTATTTTAAGCGTTATTTTGGCGAGCGTAAGGTAAGATTAAGGCAAAATTTTCTTAAGGCTAAATTTTGAAACGCGCTTTTTTTCAAGCTATCTCGCACATTGCCGTTTTTGCGCTGGTTGCGGCGTTTGCTAGTGGTTGCGCCGCGCCGAAAAAGGCAACCCCCGCACCGCCAAAGCCCGTTACGCAGTCTGAAATAAAAAACATCTGCGACGGCAAAACCCCAAAAGAGTGCAACGATACGGGCGTAAAATTTGAAAACAGTAAAGACTACGAGCGTGCAAAACTCTGCTATCAAAAAGCCTGCGACGATAACGAGGGTATCGCCTGTTCAAATCTAGGTTCGCTGCACCAAAAGCTAAAAAGCAAAGAGGAGAGCGAGATCTTGACGATATTTGCAAAGTCCTGCACGCTCGGCAACAAATACGGTTGCTACAATGCGGCTAACTTTTACCGCCTCGGGCGCGGCACGGAGCATGATTTTGCCGCAGCGCGCAGGCTTTATGAGAAATCGTGCCTAAAACTAAATCATGCTCAAAGCTGTTCAAATCTCGGCGGTATGTATCAGTTTTCGCTAGGCGTCAAAACCGCCGATTCTAAAACCGCAAAAAAATTTTACAAAATGGGCTGCGAGATGGGCGATGAGATAGGATGCAGGAACCTTTCGCTTATCGGAGACGAGTAAAATTTATTTACACTTTCTTGATTTTACCGCCAAATTTGACGATTCTACAACTATCCTAATCAAAATTTGACTGAGAGTGTTTGTGATTTGAGCCAAATTTGCCAGTTTGGAGAAAAGCACCGTCGCTTTTATGACGCAAAATCTAAATTTAAGACTTCCACCTAAGCGTAAAGGTCGTTTCTTTACCCGGTTCGCTTTCGCAGGTTACGACGATAGCATTGTTTTCGCAGGCTCTTTTGACTAAATTTAGCCCGATACCAAATCCGCCTTGGTCTTCGTTAAACCGCGTGTATCGCTCGAAAATTTTATCTTGCTGCTCTTTGCTTAACCCCTCGCCGGTATTTGAGATTTTTAGCTCGCCGTCTTGCAAACTAATCGCGACGTAGCCACCTTGGTTTGCGTATTTTGCGGCGTTGCTTAGTAGATTATCCACCGCTCTTTTTAGCTCGTAGACGTTTGCGTTTATAAGAACGTCTTTTAAATTTAGCCTTAAATCAAGCCCTCGTTTAGCAAAAAATGGAGCGAAAAACTCGAGCCGTTCGTTTAAAATATCTTTCAAATTTAGCTCCTCTTTTGGTGCGCAACGCTCGGCGCCAAACGATAAATACGTAAGATCCTCGTAGGTGCGGCTTAGCGTTTTAGCCGCGGTTTGGATGTTGTTTATACGCTTTAGATTTCGCTCGCTTAGGCTGCTTTTATCCGCCGTTTCGATGCTCATGAGTATCACGCTAAGCGGCGCGTTTAACTCGTGCGTGGAGTCTTTGATAAAGCGATTTAGCCCGGCGATCTTGGCGTGAAGCGGTGCTAGTGCGGTCTTTGCTAGATAAAAGGCGATTATCATGATGACGCCTAAAACGATGAGCGAATTTAATACCGTCCGTAGCCGTAGCAAATTTAGCTCGCTCGTGACGTCCTTGCCGCTTAGCGCGATCTTTGCCGTCGCTAGCTCATCCGCGCCGTCTTCGTCCATGTTTTGCAGCGCCTCAAATATAGTTACCTTGCCGTCTGCTGCGACCGTGCTACTCTGTGCGTCGTCAAATTTAGCGCAGCCCACCTCACCGTATAAAATTTGACCGCTTTTAGCCACGATGCAGGCTCTGACGTCTTTTTCGGCGGTAAAGCTTTTTACCGCGCCAAGCCCGTCCATACGCGCTTTCATATAGATACCCATCTTGATCTCTTTTAGGTTTTTGACCTCATTTGAGACGAGGGCTTCTTTTTTCATATTGTAGTCGTTCGTGAAAAAATACCCCAAAAATAGGGCGCTAGTGATGAGATAAAGCGAGAGGATTTTGGCTATAACGGCGGAGCGCTCAGACATAGATATAGCCGTCGCCGCGCCTATTTATGATCGCGTCCTTGCCTAAA encodes the following:
- a CDS encoding sensor histidine kinase — protein: MSERSAVIAKILSLYLITSALFLGYFFTNDYNMKKEALVSNEVKNLKEIKMGIYMKARMDGLGAVKSFTAEKDVRACIVAKSGQILYGEVGCAKFDDAQSSTVAADGKVTIFEALQNMDEDGADELATAKIALSGKDVTSELNLLRLRTVLNSLIVLGVIMIIAFYLAKTALAPLHAKIAGLNRFIKDSTHELNAPLSVILMSIETADKSSLSERNLKRINNIQTAAKTLSRTYEDLTYLSFGAERCAPKEELNLKDILNERLEFFAPFFAKRGLDLRLNLKDVLINANVYELKRAVDNLLSNAAKYANQGGYVAISLQDGELKISNTGEGLSKEQQDKIFERYTRFNEDQGGFGIGLNLVKRACENNAIVVTCESEPGKETTFTLRWKS